Part of the Acidobacteriota bacterium genome, CGATTTCCGCGACGCGATCTTCGAGACGGCCGCTTTCCTCGGTGTCGAACCGGACCGCATCGTGCTGACCAATGGCCTGGACGAGGGCATCCTGCTCGCGTCGATCGCCTACCTGGGCCACCGGACACCCGAGGCACTGGTGGAGCTCGGCGCGCCGATCACGGCCCTCTCCGGCGCCGCAGAGGTCATCGTCTCGCAGCCGGCATTCGAGCCGTACCTGCATGCGGCACACGCCCTTGGCGCGCGCGTCGTGTCGGTACCAGCCGGTCCCGACTACGCCTATCCGCTCGAGGGGGTGCTGAAGGCCATCACGCCCAACACCCGGATCGTCTACGTGAACAACCCGAACAACCCGAGCGGCCAGCCGGTGCCGCAAGAGGCGATTCGCCGCGTGGCGCGCGCGGCCGGCCATGCGCTGGTGTTCGTGGACGAGGCGTATCACGACTTCCTGGGCGAGAACTTCCTGAGCGAGGCGGCCGACTACGCGAACGTGATCGTCGGGCGCACGTTCTCGAAGGCGTTCGGCCTGGCCGGCATGCGCGTCGGCGTGATGATGGCGTCGCCGGCCATCCTGGCGCCGA contains:
- a CDS encoding histidinol-phosphate transaminase, producing the protein MTTIQGVPDLGPGLRLHLNENTAGCSPKVVEAVRAFDGQRLATYPDFRDAIFETAAFLGVEPDRIVLTNGLDEGILLASIAYLGHRTPEALVELGAPITALSGAAEVIVSQPAFEPYLHAAHALGARVVSVPAGPDYAYPLEGVLKAITPNTRIVYVNNPNNPSGQPVPQEAIRRVARAAGHALVFVDEAYHDFLGENFLSEAADYANVIVGRTFSKAFGLAGMRVGVMMASPAILAPIRRAMPLFNLNVVAVAALRAAVGDTEFRSWYVAQANESKELVYAACGRAGLRYWKSGANFVLIDGGDRARALVDGMIAQGVFVRDRTKDPACPNCFRLTTGVVEHTRHAVATLEALCHLR